A genomic window from Spiroplasma helicoides includes:
- a CDS encoding PTS lactose/cellobiose transporter subunit IIA: MAKEFNWEEISFGIITYVGMAKSNAIMAIREAKEKNYDEALRLLEEAEKEMINAEKMHMDVISEEAGGTKIDFKVLFMHAEDQLLTTQAIMVLAKEMIDMYKQIHGVK; encoded by the coding sequence GTGGCAAAAGAATTTAATTGAGAAGAAATATCATTCGGGATAATAACATATGTAGGTATGGCAAAATCTAATGCAATAATGGCAATTAGAGAAGCAAAAGAAAAAAATTATGATGAAGCTTTGAGACTTTTAGAAGAAGCTGAAAAAGAAATGATTAATGCTGAAAAAATGCATATGGATGTAATTTCAGAAGAAGCAGGTGGAACTAAAATTGATTTTAAAGTATTGTTTATGCATGCTGAAGATCAACTACTAACCACACAAGCGATAATGGTTTTAGCTAAAGAAATGATTGACATGTATAAACAAATACATGGAGTTAAATAA